A region from the bacterium genome encodes:
- a CDS encoding carbohydrate kinase family protein encodes MTNFSSGGCGILIGTGGIGSGIFFQLVGDHTLGRDESREGVLLEARDFCKLHIIEHYVAALLGPNAGRSFRTVALGAVGADSTGAGVLELMSRTGIEVDRVEKDPQAATTFSVCFQYPDSAGGNITTANSASARVRPEDILKAEGLFAEYAGHGIALAAPEAPLAAREALLELAAAHGFLSVSAFTSAELHGTECRELLSRTGILVLNRDEAQALTGLEAASAGREAICRALEDSLLPLNPQMRICLTLGAEGSAGFEDGAWEFTPPAKVTVVSTAGAGDATTAGVIVAAASGLPFILRPPRKRVSLGQAPLASALDFAALVASFSVTAADTIHLGASRAALRMHAQRLGTALSGPVEALLAD; translated from the coding sequence ATGACCAATTTCTCATCCGGCGGCTGCGGAATTCTCATCGGGACCGGCGGGATCGGCAGCGGGATATTCTTTCAGTTGGTGGGTGACCACACCCTGGGACGGGATGAGAGCCGCGAGGGGGTGTTGCTGGAGGCGCGGGATTTCTGCAAGCTGCACATAATCGAGCACTATGTGGCGGCCCTGCTCGGACCAAACGCCGGGCGATCTTTCCGCACGGTGGCCCTGGGCGCCGTGGGCGCGGACTCCACCGGAGCGGGGGTGCTGGAGCTGATGAGTCGCACCGGGATCGAGGTCGACCGGGTGGAGAAAGACCCGCAGGCCGCCACCACGTTCTCGGTCTGTTTCCAGTATCCGGATTCAGCGGGGGGCAATATCACCACCGCCAACAGCGCCAGCGCGCGGGTCCGCCCGGAGGATATCCTCAAGGCGGAGGGCCTTTTCGCCGAATACGCCGGCCACGGGATCGCCCTGGCCGCCCCGGAGGCGCCCCTCGCCGCGCGGGAAGCGCTTCTGGAGCTGGCCGCGGCGCACGGGTTCCTCAGCGTGTCCGCGTTCACCTCAGCCGAGTTGCATGGAACTGAGTGCCGGGAGCTTCTGAGCCGGACCGGTATCCTGGTGCTCAACCGGGATGAGGCCCAGGCCCTGACCGGGCTGGAGGCCGCCTCAGCGGGACGGGAGGCCATTTGCCGGGCGCTGGAGGATAGTCTTCTGCCGCTCAACCCGCAGATGCGTATCTGCCTGACCCTGGGCGCGGAGGGCTCGGCCGGGTTCGAGGACGGGGCCTGGGAATTCACCCCGCCGGCGAAAGTTACCGTGGTCAGCACGGCCGGGGCCGGGGATGCCACCACGGCCGGGGTGATAGTGGCCGCGGCCTCCGGGCTTCCCTTTATCCTCCGCCCGCCGCGAAAGCGGGTCAGCCTGGGCCAGGCCCCGCTTGCCAGCGCCCTCGATTTCGCCGCGCTGGTGGCCTCGTTCTCTGTCACCGCGGCAGACACGATCCACCTGGGGGCCTCGCGGGCCGCCCTGCGCATGCACGCCCAACGCCTGGGAACCGCACTCTCCGGCCCGGTGGAGGCACTCCTGGCGGATTAA
- a CDS encoding TolC family protein, protein MRVRGVPTAALWLLCVFLAAAGRLGAQAARPSLTLGVLQDGPWAGNDRVLELLQSEAQSLLGRDWEVRFPADKIIQADWSAASIRSGLDRLLADPSVDMVITAGFLSSYAACHLDNQGFAKPVIAPFAADAEGLGFPRSGQGSGVRNLHYLTFRRDLQRDLEVFHELAGFKRLTVVMGQEIAGAFPEVCSRLELRLDSLGYAHRFVLAGAMAGSVLDSLSGQDEAVYLGPTLLMDDAQFGALAQGLARRGIPSFSMLGRGDVERGILASLAPAFDLQRLARRVALDIQSIRLGQAPESLSVDFTKGEDLAINMATARATEVKPDWEIRTEATLIDDEPLTSRAIDLAGAVREAVERNLDLQARSREVLAGAQEVNRARANLLPDLELSGQGLVIDADRAQASFGLQPERTVTGSLELTQVLYSDKAWGNLEIQKRLQEARELDRESLRLDITREAASAYLNILRARVLERIRRNNLKVSRENLDLARMRVQIGYAGPGELYRWQAQIAMDKRAVIEAEWKVRLAASELNRLLQRPLEEPLAPREAPLDSPDLPTGDPRLAAYIGNAEDYALLREFMVREALAVSPELQRLDKAIAAQERARKMTSRSFWSPSVGLQAGYSERFAKSGAGAEGFKLDLPPSLPFQIELPTMNDHSWNVGLGFSLPLFNGGGNLAEHSLAGRRLEELRLTRQAAAQRIEQRLRAAMFQAGASWPGIRLSAQAAEAAHRNLALVTDAYGQGLLSITELLEAQSYDLTASQAAENAVYDFQFDLLALERAVGRFWMFRTDSEKEDLFRRLREYAAQAGSAGPVNP, encoded by the coding sequence ATGCGGGTGCGCGGTGTGCCGACAGCGGCTCTCTGGCTTCTTTGTGTTTTTCTTGCCGCCGCCGGGCGTCTGGGGGCGCAGGCGGCACGGCCGTCCCTGACCTTGGGGGTGCTGCAGGACGGGCCCTGGGCCGGGAACGACCGCGTGCTCGAACTGTTGCAGAGCGAGGCCCAAAGCCTTCTGGGTCGGGACTGGGAGGTTCGTTTTCCAGCCGACAAAATCATCCAGGCCGACTGGAGCGCCGCCTCGATCCGCAGCGGCCTCGACCGCCTTCTGGCCGACCCGTCCGTGGACATGGTGATCACCGCCGGGTTCCTCTCCTCCTATGCTGCCTGCCACTTGGACAACCAGGGGTTCGCCAAGCCGGTGATCGCTCCGTTCGCGGCGGATGCCGAGGGGCTGGGGTTTCCCCGGAGCGGCCAGGGCAGCGGCGTGCGCAACCTTCACTACCTCACTTTCCGACGGGACCTTCAGCGAGACCTTGAGGTTTTCCACGAGTTGGCCGGGTTCAAGCGGCTGACCGTGGTTATGGGGCAGGAGATCGCCGGCGCGTTCCCGGAGGTCTGCTCGCGCCTGGAGCTCCGTCTGGATTCCCTCGGCTACGCACACCGTTTCGTGCTGGCCGGGGCCATGGCTGGGTCTGTGCTCGATTCCCTGAGCGGGCAGGACGAGGCGGTCTACCTGGGCCCCACGCTGCTGATGGATGACGCCCAGTTCGGCGCCCTGGCCCAGGGCCTGGCCCGTCGCGGCATCCCCAGCTTCTCTATGCTCGGCCGCGGCGATGTGGAGCGTGGCATCCTGGCCTCGCTCGCCCCGGCGTTCGACCTTCAGCGCCTGGCGCGCCGCGTGGCCCTGGACATCCAGAGCATCCGCCTGGGGCAGGCCCCCGAGAGCCTGAGCGTGGATTTCACCAAGGGCGAGGACCTGGCGATCAACATGGCCACGGCGCGGGCCACGGAAGTCAAACCGGACTGGGAGATACGCACCGAGGCCACGCTGATCGACGATGAACCGCTCACCTCACGGGCGATAGACCTGGCCGGCGCGGTCAGGGAGGCGGTGGAGCGCAACCTCGACCTTCAGGCCCGCAGCCGCGAGGTGCTGGCCGGGGCGCAGGAGGTGAACCGCGCCCGCGCCAACCTTCTGCCCGACCTGGAGCTTTCGGGACAGGGGTTGGTGATCGACGCCGACCGGGCGCAGGCCAGTTTCGGGCTGCAGCCCGAGCGCACTGTCACCGGCAGCCTGGAGCTGACCCAGGTGCTGTATTCGGACAAGGCCTGGGGCAACCTGGAGATCCAGAAACGCCTTCAGGAGGCCCGCGAGCTGGACCGCGAGAGCCTCCGCCTGGATATCACCCGCGAGGCCGCCTCCGCCTATCTGAACATCCTGCGCGCCCGCGTTCTGGAGCGTATCCGCCGTAACAACCTCAAAGTCTCGCGCGAGAACCTCGACCTGGCCCGCATGCGCGTACAGATCGGCTATGCCGGTCCGGGCGAGCTGTACCGCTGGCAGGCCCAGATCGCCATGGACAAGCGGGCCGTGATCGAGGCCGAATGGAAAGTCCGCCTGGCCGCCAGTGAACTTAACCGCCTTCTGCAACGCCCGTTGGAGGAGCCACTGGCCCCGCGCGAGGCGCCCTTGGACAGCCCCGACCTTCCCACCGGCGACCCGCGCCTCGCCGCTTACATCGGCAACGCGGAGGACTACGCCCTCCTGCGCGAGTTCATGGTCCGGGAGGCCCTGGCCGTCAGCCCCGAACTGCAGCGCCTGGACAAGGCCATCGCCGCGCAGGAGCGGGCCCGGAAAATGACCTCGCGCTCGTTCTGGTCGCCCAGCGTGGGCTTGCAGGCCGGGTACAGCGAGCGTTTTGCCAAGAGCGGGGCCGGGGCCGAGGGGTTCAAGCTCGACCTGCCCCCGTCCCTGCCGTTCCAGATCGAGCTGCCCACGATGAACGACCATTCCTGGAACGTGGGTCTGGGGTTCAGCCTGCCGCTGTTCAACGGGGGCGGGAACCTGGCCGAGCACAGTCTGGCCGGGCGCAGGCTGGAGGAGCTTCGCCTGACCCGCCAGGCCGCGGCCCAGCGTATCGAGCAGCGCCTGCGGGCCGCGATGTTCCAGGCCGGCGCCTCCTGGCCCGGGATCCGGCTTTCGGCCCAGGCGGCCGAGGCCGCGCACCGGAACCTGGCGCTGGTCACGGATGCCTACGGCCAGGGCCTGCTCTCGATCACCGAGCTGCTGGAGGCGCAGAGCTACGACCTGACCGCCTCGCAGGCCGCCGAGAACGCGGTGTACGATTTCCAGTTCGACCTTCTGGCCCTGGAGCGCGCGGTGGGACGTTTCTGGATGTTCCGTACGGATTCCGAGAAAGAGGACCTGTTCCGCCGCCTGCGCGAGTATGCCGCCCAGGCCGGCAGCGCCGGGCCGGTCAACCCTTAG